In the Candidatus Methylomirabilota bacterium genome, one interval contains:
- a CDS encoding SDR family oxidoreductase: MRALVIGASGQVGASLLSVLRARGHEGQGTHGTHPVPGLAPLDITDHAAVERLIASSRPDWIFCPAGLSHVDYCEDHADEAFAINRDGVRAAARAAEATGAGFVFYSSDYVFDGVGGPFSETEAPRPLSVYGRSKWEGEQAVLAACRRAVVIRTSVVYGPEGQEKNFVYQLIRACRSGQGFRPAVDQRASPSYNPDVAAASVELAERELLGLWHVAGSETLDRYAFALLVCREFALDGSKLTPVKTAELRQRAARPLDGGLDVRKAQASLRTPLRGSAQGLAAMHREIGG, translated from the coding sequence ATGCGCGCTCTCGTCATTGGCGCCTCGGGACAGGTGGGCGCCTCGCTGCTGTCCGTGTTACGCGCGCGCGGCCACGAGGGGCAGGGCACTCACGGTACGCATCCCGTCCCGGGGCTCGCCCCTCTCGATATCACCGATCACGCCGCCGTCGAGCGCTTGATCGCCTCATCGCGTCCGGACTGGATCTTCTGCCCCGCCGGCCTTTCGCACGTGGACTACTGCGAGGACCATGCCGACGAGGCCTTTGCCATCAACCGCGACGGGGTGCGCGCGGCGGCTCGCGCCGCCGAGGCGACGGGCGCGGGCTTCGTCTTCTACTCGAGCGACTACGTCTTCGACGGCGTGGGCGGGCCCTTCAGCGAGACCGAGGCCCCGCGGCCCCTCTCCGTCTACGGGCGCAGCAAGTGGGAGGGCGAGCAGGCGGTGCTGGCGGCCTGCCGCCGCGCCGTCGTCATCCGCACGAGCGTGGTCTATGGCCCCGAGGGCCAGGAGAAGAACTTCGTCTACCAGTTGATCCGCGCCTGCCGCTCCGGCCAGGGCTTCCGCCCCGCCGTGGATCAGCGCGCGAGCCCGTCCTACAATCCCGATGTCGCCGCGGCCAGCGTGGAGCTGGCCGAGCGTGAGCTGCTAGGCCTCTGGCACGTGGCGGGCTCCGAGACACTCGACCGCTACGCCTTCGCTCTGCTCGTCTGCCGGGAGTTCGCCCTGGACGGCTCCAAGCTCACGCCCGTCAAGACGGCCGAGCTCAGGCAGAGGGCCGCCCGTCCGCTCGACGGAGGGTTGGACGTGCGCAAAGCTCAGGCTTCCCTGCGCACCCCGCTGCGCGGCTCCGCCCAGGGCCTCGCGGCCATGCATCGCGAGATCGGCGGCTGA